Proteins from a single region of Gorilla gorilla gorilla isolate KB3781 chromosome 16, NHGRI_mGorGor1-v2.1_pri, whole genome shotgun sequence:
- the CCDC32 gene encoding coiled-coil domain-containing protein 32 isoform X1 yields MKMFESADSTATRSGQDLWAEICSCLPNPDQEDGANNAFSDSFVDSCPEGEGQREVADFAVQPAVKPWAPLQDSEVYLASLEKKLRRIKGLNQEVTSKDMLRTLAQAKKECWDRFLQEKLASEFFVDGLDSDESTLEHFKRWLQPDKVAVSTEEVQYLIPPESQVEKPVAEDEPAAGDKPAAAEQ; encoded by the exons ATGAAAATGTTTGAGAGCGCTGACTCTACAGCCACAAGATCTGGCCAGGATCTCTGGGCTGAAATTTGTTCCTGTCTGCCAAATCCTGACCAAGAAGATGGTGCCAACAATGCGTTCTCAGACTCCTTTGTGGATTCTTGCCCTGAAGGTGAAGGCCAGAGGGAGGTGGCTGACTTTGCTGTCCAGCCAGCTGTAAAGCCTTGGGCTCCCTTGCAGGATTCAGAAGTGTATTTAGCATCTCTAG AGAAGAAGCTAAGAAGAATCAAAGGTTTAAATCAGGAAGTGACTTCCAAGGACATGCTTCGAACTCTGGCCCAAGCCAAGAAGGAATGCTGGGATCGGTTCCTCCAGGAGAAGTTAGCTTCAGAGTTCTTTGTGGATGGACTTGATTCTGATGAGAG CACCTTGGAACATTTCAAGAGGTGGCTCCAGCCAGATAAAGTAGCCGTCAGCACAGAGGAGGTCCAGTATCTGATTCCTCCAGAGTCACAGGTTGAGAAGCCAGTGGCCGAGGACGAGCCAGCAGCCGGGGACAAGCCAGCAGCAGCAGAACagtaa
- the CCDC32 gene encoding coiled-coil domain-containing protein 32 isoform X3, translating into MKMFESADSTATRSGQDLWAEICSCLPNPDQEDGANNAFSDSFVDSCPEGEGQREVADFAVQPAVKPWAPLQDSEVYLASLEKKLRRIKGLNQEVTSKDMLRTLAQAKKECWDRFLQEKLASEFFVDGLDSDER; encoded by the exons ATGAAAATGTTTGAGAGCGCTGACTCTACAGCCACAAGATCTGGCCAGGATCTCTGGGCTGAAATTTGTTCCTGTCTGCCAAATCCTGACCAAGAAGATGGTGCCAACAATGCGTTCTCAGACTCCTTTGTGGATTCTTGCCCTGAAGGTGAAGGCCAGAGGGAGGTGGCTGACTTTGCTGTCCAGCCAGCTGTAAAGCCTTGGGCTCCCTTGCAGGATTCAGAAGTGTATTTAGCATCTCTAG AGAAGAAGCTAAGAAGAATCAAAGGTTTAAATCAGGAAGTGACTTCCAAGGACATGCTTCGAACTCTGGCCCAAGCCAAGAAGGAATGCTGGGATCGGTTCCTCCAGGAGAAGTTAGCTTCAGAGTTCTTTGTGGATGGACTTGATTCTGATGAGAG